The genomic segment TTGTATGATCTTTTGATTGTTGTCATATTCCTATGATGATTTTTAACAACAATATAACTTATTTTAAGTATCTATTGTTTGTTgtataattgaataaaaagtTGTTGAAAATAGGCAAACTTGAACTATTATTAGTATAACAAATATAGTAAATGTATATTTATAAGATAAGAGAAATTACAGGACATTATATTTAGCTTCAAGATAACTATAAAAGTGTACTTTTATAATGTAATTATAAGATaatcaaaaaaaacataaaagtttttaaataagTGATTACACAttcttatataatatttttaatattctttttcCTCTTACGTTGTGCATATCATATTTCTTACATATAGGTATTTGCAAATTTCCTATTATTTTCTACATAGTATCAGTGCcagaattataaaataatatataaatttgaataataaCGTTGTCAAGTAACACATTTCAAGTGCCCCTTCCAAAATTATCAAATGCAGAATTTTACAATGACTGGGTAGTTCATATGAGAGTACTCTTTCGTGCCCAAGATTTATGGGATATTGTTGAACATGAATTTAAAAATGTCAAGGACTCTACAACATTTGAGGCTTTGACAAAAGAGGAGAAAGATTCattaattgaaaaaagaaaaaaaagatcaAAAGGCATTgtgctttatatttttttctattgaaacaaaaaatttctttcaaaaaatttcTTTAGCTGAAACTGCACATGATGCGTGGGACATTCTGCAGAAGTCCTACAAAGGAGATGAAAGAGTTAAACAAGTACGTTTGCAAATGTTACGTGgccaatttgaaaatttaaatatgaATGAAGATGAAACAATGGAACCTATTTTTATCGGTCCAATATATTGTTAATCAGTTACGAGCAAATAGTGAAAATATTAATAACCAACGCATAGTTGAAAAAATTACACGATCAATAGAttctaagtttgataatgtTGTTCCAGCTATTGAAGAAGGGAATGACATGTCTCAAATGTCCTTAGAAAGATTAATGGATTCGTTGTCATCACACGAACAACGAATGAAATATcgcaacaataatattaattataattctgAGCATGCTCTACAAAGTAGAGCACATGTTACTACTCGAGGTGGATATAACAATGGTCGTGTTCGTGTTCGTGGTCGTTGCCGTGGTCGAGGTCGCGGTAAAGGAAGAGGAGGAACTTATTTTTCCTCTAATAAGGGAAAAAAATGGAAAAGGTAGTTCTTCAGGAATTCGTGGAAAGGCATTTAATAATCGGGATAAGTCCAAAGTACAATGCTATAAATGCGAATGATTTGGACATTTTGCATCAAAATGTCAATCCAAGTCGCAACGTCATCAAGATAAGCAAGCTAATGTTGCTGAAGCAGAGTAACCATTAGTTCTTGCATGCAAGCAAGGAGCGGATACTAaagcaaacaatattttgtatCTTGACACTGCTTGTAGTAACCATATGACAGGTCAAAAAGATATCTTTAGCTTCTTAGATAAATCAGTTCAAGGagaagttatttttggaaaataaaacaAAGGTCCCTGTGAAAGGTAAAGGTGATATTAGTATTCATTTTAAGGATGGTACTAATGTTACCATTGTTGATGTATTTTATGTACCTGATTTACATTGAAACTTATTAAGTTTGGGTTAGTTGTTTAAGAAAGGACAAAAGATTGTATTGGAAGATGGAGTTTGCGAGATCAAAGGCAAAAATGATAAGACTATTACAAGGGTGAAAATGACAAAGAATCGCATGTCTCCTTTGTCTATTCATACTAAATATTTGATGAACTTGCAAGCTATGATTAAGGATAGCAACTCGATATGGCATCTTCGTTTCGATCATTAAATTTtaaaggtttaaaattattaaccTAAAAACAAATGGTGACAGGGTTACCAAATATAAAAGCTCCTAGTAATCCTTGTGAAGGTTGTATACTAGGAAAACATCATAGAGATTCATTCTCAATTAGAAATTCAAGGCGTGCAAAACAGTCACTAGAGTTAGTTCACACTGATATATATGGACCGGTTGAGGTAGAATCTATTGGTCACAAaaggtattttttttacttttcgtGGATGATTATACAAGAAAAATATGGATATATGTTCTTAGAGAAAAATCAGAAGCATTCAACAAGTTCAAAGAATTCAAAGCTCTTGTTGAAAAGCAATGTGGATCTCATTTAAAAACATTAAGATCAGACAGAGGAGGAGAATTCACGCCTAATGAATTCAATGAC from the Amaranthus tricolor cultivar Red isolate AtriRed21 chromosome 12, ASM2621246v1, whole genome shotgun sequence genome contains:
- the LOC130797123 gene encoding uncharacterized protein LOC130797123, yielding MRVLFRAQDLWDIVEHEFKNVKDSTTFEALTKEEKDSLIEKRKKRSKAETAHDAWDILQKSYKGDERVKQLRANSENINNQRIVEKITRSIDSKFDNVVPAIEEGNDMSQMSLERLMDSLSSHEQRMKYRNNNINYNSEHALQSRAHVTTRGGYNNGRVRVRGRCRGRGRGKGRGGTYFSSNKGKKWKSNHMTGQKDIFSFLDKSVQGELFKKGQKIVLEDGVCEIKGKNDKTITRVKMTKNRMSPLSIHTKYLMNLQAMIKDSNSIWHLRFDH